From Impatiens glandulifera chromosome 7, dImpGla2.1, whole genome shotgun sequence:
TTGACAATCGAGAAAAGACCTTCAGAACAATCTGTATGCATGAGCAGCAAACGACCCAAcaaaaactgaaaatattatttaaattataaacatcCACGAGAAATTCGATCCGGCAAAAcgtgaaattgaagaaaaatacaACCCTAATTtaaggaattttttttataaaaaaacttgaTGACATGTGATGGCAAGATGTCATATGGGCCCACAAATTGTAAAGAGAAAGGCCCAGGTCACAGTCAGTATGGcgaaagagagaaaaagaaagaaatggcGGTGAAGTGTACATTTATAGTTTCAGATACATTTTTAGTTAAAGGAAATAGCAAAATTATAAGCCTAACaatggagagagagaaagagaaagagagagatccCCCCGTGAAATCCTGGCATTGCTTCCTCAGACTTTTGACGGAGatcaagagaagaagaagaagaagagaagctctttcccctctctctctctcttgattctcTCTCTAATCTCTCCTTCCTAGCTCGCCACCACGATCTCTGTTTCCAACTTATCACCGGACCAGAATTTCCATGTAAGTATCGCTTACACTTTACGCTTTACGATCTACGCTTACGGTTACGATTCATTTTCCCGCATTGTTCGTCGATCGTCGAGTATTCGTGTTTTGCATGCATTTAGGAATTAGGAAGgaagaaattattataatatatgtttgtttGGAATCCTTTTTCCTCAGGAAGCGTGATATGTATTGAAATTTTCATgttaacgaagaagaagaagaagaataagaatgTTATAGGTTTGAAATTCCTCTAGAGTATGATATGAGGAAAAGCTTattgttgaattatttattattgagaaGATTTGGAGTTTGGAGGAGGTGATAACTGACAATGACAAAAGGTAGGATACGAGCGAAGATTAGAAGAAGTCATCTATATACATTTGGATGTATTCGTCCTCCTGCTGATCAAGGAGATGCTCCTACTCAATTCAATGGACCTGGATTCTCGAGAATTGTTCATTGTAATCAACCGAAACCACAAGATAAAAGAAATGCTGTTAAATattgtacaaattatatatcaaCCACCAAGTATAATTTCTTCAATTTCGTTCCCAAGGCCTTGTTTGAACAGTTTCGACGTGTTGCCAATGTGTATTTCCTCTTGACTGCTGCTCTATCCCTAACAGATATTGCTCCCTTTTCTGCTGTTAGTATGATTGCTCCTTTGGCTTTTGTTATTGGCCTTAGTATGGCAAAGGAAGCTCTTGAGGATTCGCGAAGGTTTATTCAGGATATGAAGGTAAACACGCGTAAAGCTAATTTCCATAAAGGTGACGGGGAATTTGGTCAGAAACCGTGGATGAAACTTTTCGTGGGAGATGTGGTGAAGGTAGAAAAGGATAAGTTCTTTCCTGCAGATCTACTTCTGCTGTCGTCGAGCTATGAGGATGGTATTTGTTATGTTGAAACAATGAATTTGGATGGAGAAACTAACCTAAAAGTGAAAAGAGCTTTGGAGGTAACCTTACCATTGGATGACGACTCGtcgtttaagaaatttactggAAGAATCAAGTGTGAGGATCCCAATCCCAATCTCTACACTTTTATGGGAAATTTTGAGTATGATCACGAGGTTTATCCTCTCGATCCTGGCCAGATTCTCCTTAGGGATTCAAAGCTTCGAAACACGGCTTACATTTATGGTGTCGTGATATTCACTGGACACGATAGCAAGGTCATGCAAAATGCAACCAAATCTCCATCCAAAAGGAGTAGGATTGAAAGACAGATGGACAGAATCATTTATATTCTGTTTAGCCTTCTTCTTTTAATCTCGTTGATCAGCTCAATAGGGTTTGGAGCAAAGACTGGCTATGAAATGCCTAACTTCTGGTATTTGAGACCCTATgatgattcaaaattttatgatCCAACTCGACCAGCCTTGTCTGGCTTTTATCATTTGGTAACTGCCCTTATCCTCTACGGATACTTAATCCCTATATCACTCTATGTTTCAATAGAAGTTGTAAAGGTCCTGCAAGCATTCTTCATGAACCAAGACATCCACATGTTTGATGAAGATACTGGAACGCCTGCCCAAGCACGAACATCGAATTTGAATGAGGAGTTGGGCCAGGTGGATACCATTCTTTCTGATAAAACTGGCACCTTAACGTGCAACCAAATGGATTTTCTCAAATGTTCAATCGCTGGATGCCCATATGGCACACGAGCAAGTGAGGTTGAATTTGCTGCAGCACAACAGATGGCTACAGACCTTGAAGACGAGGACGATTCtgatataaacaaaaatgttaTTGACGAGATTGAGCTTGAAACTATCATCACTTCCGGAGAAGATCATAGACGTGTCATAAAGGGGTTTAGCTTTGAGGATAGCCGTCTGTTGAATGGGAATTGGATGAAAGAACCCAAGTCCGAACAACTTCTTTTGTTTTTCAGGATACTCTCTGTTTGTCATACTGCTATTCCGGAGGTGAATGAGGAAACTGGTGAGGTTACCTACGAAGCTGAGTCTCCTGATGAATCAGCATTTCTAGTTGCTGCACGAGAATTTGGGTTTGAGTTCTGCAGGAGAACACAGTCAAGCGTTTATGTTCGAGAAAGATACCCTTCATATGATAATCCAGTTGAAAGGTTAAGAACAATACTTTATTTGGTTATTGAATATCATTTCATGTTTCTAGCTCCTACTTATCTTTAAATGTTTTGCAGGGAGTTCAAAATTCTTGGACTATTAGACTTCACCAGCAAGAGGAAGAGAATGTCAGTTATGATCCGGGGTGAGGATGGTCAGATTTATCTCTTCTGCAAAGGAGCGGACAGGTTTGACTGATTAAACATCTTCACTTCCTCAATTACATGTATAGAAAAAATGGAACCAAACCGTACTCTTGGATTTATAATTTATGCATAATCTCTTAACAAATTGTAACACGTACCTCTAAGGTTTATACAATAAACTAGGATTTATAGAAGGAGATGAGAAAGTAATTTCCTTGTCTTTCAACATACATAATCTGACAAGAAATACCCTAGATACTTcctctatttataatagtatcTAACTAAGGTTACACAAACTGGCatgtgttatttatattttataaggcCTATGGGCTATTTAATGACAGTATTTTATAAGGCCCATTAAGATATTATAGATATAGTATATATTAGTGGTAAAGATTAGGGATAGAATcattatgaaattataaaatatatattatatggttagaatcattatgaaataaatgagcTGAAAAGCATATAGtctaatatttatgataatagGGTTAGAAtcattatgaaataaatgagatGAAAAGCATATAGtctaatatttatgataatagGGTTAGAAtcattatgaaataaatgaactGAAAAACATATAGactaatatttatgatattgaGATAACAAACAGATGATGCAAAATTAGAGGTAAGGCCATTTATGATATTGAAATAACAAAAAGATGATGCAAAATTAGAGGTAAGGCTGTCCCCTTGCTTCTAGGTCTCACCTCATTTCTCTAATTTCTCATCATCTCCTTGTTAtctcaatattataatttttacagTCTTTGCTTTTCATTTCATAAATGATTATAACCCTAATATATACTCTATAATATCTTAATGGGCCTTATGGAATACAGTCATTAAGTTGTCAACATGCCTTATAAAACATGACACAAACCTTTAGGCTATGTTTGGTTTGAGGTGGAATTCCACAGTTTGTTTCAGAGTATGGTGAAATTTGGAATTCAAATTCTTGTGATTCCAAACATAGGATTTGAATTTTATTCTGagtaattgtaataatattgaACTGAGATGAGACATAGAAACAAAGGAGAGACTTAGATCGACTATAGGTCTAGAAGATAGAGATTACATCATCCCAATCATACCTATGAATTGGAGTCCTATCCTCTTATACAAAACCTGGCGTAACAACCTACTGTCAgctaactaattttttttttttaatatagtatGCTATCATGACACTCACTTCAACTTAAGACTTCTAAGTGAGAATCGAACTCGTGATATTTGGTCTCTTAGGAACCACTCTTGCCACGTGAGCTACCTTAGTGggttaaaaataacaattaacaaGAAATGAATCTTTATGTTATCCTACATGCCAAATGGCCTTGAGTTCTGTTACTACCACTGCTAGGGTTTGATCCTCTACCCCTAGTAGTTAGTCTTCTTCCCATGTATCTCTAGACTTTGGTCACTCATGATAGTAACCAAATCAAATGTAGTCTTAGGCTATTCATGTTTCCCTTGTCTCTTCAAATGCACCTCTATTACTTTTTATGCATGTTTGTGATTGGAATATATGACTCTTATTTGCTTTTATCAGCATCATATTTGATCGGTTAGCAAAAGATGGAAGAGAGCTTGAGGGAGTTACCACTAAGCATCTAAATGAATATGGAGATGCTGGACTGCGTACTTTGGCACTTTCTTTTAGGAAACTTGAAGAGGAAGAATTCTCTTCATGGAATGAAGAGTTTCTCAAGGCAAAGACTGCTATTGGGAATGATAGAGAGGCAAGGCTAGAAAAAGTTTCAGAAATGATGGAAAAGGATTTAATCCTTGTTGGTGCCACTGCTGTAGAAGACAAACTACAGAaaggggtatttatttaattatttcttgcATCAAATACTTGGAAAAAAAGCTCCAAAACTCGGTTTGCTTTCTGAACTTTCAAAAATACctcttttataatttgaatcatttttaaaagtaaaggaagcAAAACGAGCCTCTTATGCGAGTTCAGATACGAAATGAACTTCTATCcaatttgtttttcattagATTTAGTTAATTTACTGTATCTCCTCTCTTTAGGTTCCTCAATGCATAGATAAACTTGCTCAAGCTGGACTTAAGATCTGGGTTCTCACAGGTGACAAGATGGAAACTGCAATCAATATAGGGTCTGTATAACTTGGAGTAGATTCACTAAAC
This genomic window contains:
- the LOC124910761 gene encoding probable phospholipid-transporting ATPase 4, which encodes MTKGRIRAKIRRSHLYTFGCIRPPADQGDAPTQFNGPGFSRIVHCNQPKPQDKRNAVKYCTNYISTTKYNFFNFVPKALFEQFRRVANVYFLLTAALSLTDIAPFSAVSMIAPLAFVIGLSMAKEALEDSRRFIQDMKVNTRKANFHKGDGEFGQKPWMKLFVGDVVKVEKDKFFPADLLLLSSSYEDGICYVETMNLDGETNLKVKRALEVTLPLDDDSSFKKFTGRIKCEDPNPNLYTFMGNFEYDHEVYPLDPGQILLRDSKLRNTAYIYGVVIFTGHDSKVMQNATKSPSKRSRIERQMDRIIYILFSLLLLISLISSIGFGAKTGYEMPNFWYLRPYDDSKFYDPTRPALSGFYHLVTALILYGYLIPISLYVSIEVVKVLQAFFMNQDIHMFDEDTGTPAQARTSNLNEELGQVDTILSDKTGTLTCNQMDFLKCSIAGCPYGTRASEVEFAAAQQMATDLEDEDDSDINKNVIDEIELETIITSGEDHRRVIKGFSFEDSRLLNGNWMKEPKSEQLLLFFRILSVCHTAIPEVNEETGEVTYEAESPDESAFLVAAREFGFEFCRRTQSSVYVRERYPSYDNPVEREFKILGLLDFTSKRKRMSVMIRGEDGQIYLFCKGADSIIFDRLAKDGRELEGVTTKHLNEYGDAGLRTLALSFRKLEEEEFSSWNEEFLKAKTAIGNDREARLEKVSEMMEKDLILVGATAVEDKLQKGVPQCIDKLAQAGLKIWVLTGDKMETAINIGFSCSLLRQGMKQICISATNAEGSEQEQKEAIKEDIMQQITDSSKMITLEKDPHAAFALIIDGKTLVYALEDDMKYQFLSLAVGCASVICCRVSPRQKALVTRLVKEGTGKTTLAIGDGANDVGMIQEADIGVGISGVEGMQAVMASDFAIAQFRFLERLLVVHGHWCYKRVAQMICYFFYKNIAFGLTLFYFEALAGFSGETVYDDWYMLLFNVVLTSLPVISLGVFEQDVSSDVCLQFPALYQQGPNNLFFDWYRIFGWMGNGLYTSLIIFYVSIFIFHHQAFRTDGHTADMATMGTSMFTCIIWGVNLQIALTMSHFTWIQHFIIWGSVFSWYIFLILYGLLPPDRSLNGYKLLVGALAPSPKFWLATLLITILCNIPYMAHISFQRTFRPLDHHVIQEIKHYKKDIEDRRMWNRERSKARQETKIGLSARVDAKIRQLKGRLTKKYSLIGMSPQH